A DNA window from Anaerolineae bacterium contains the following coding sequences:
- a CDS encoding alpha/beta hydrolase, whose amino-acid sequence MEIGLVSRCRGGGWVGAFVVLVVAFVVVGNLNRATSIYKSPEIKARFMEIYDEKMKEWPVPYEDVFLDTSYGKVHVIVSGPEDAPPLLLLHASGVAGWSWKYNVAELSQHYRAYAIDLIGDAGKSEFTTLDHIMKDGKDQAELYAEITDQLGVERAYVVGASEGGFIGSNYALYHPERVEKLALLGPMGYSGATQSIIRIMSAQFFPLKPIQDSTFSWAFSDSVVLKEDFGEWFRLLMGGTNPAKVAPWSFSAEERQSLQVPVLFVFGERDNLVGDPEVARALVQNIPDVRVEVVEAGHLMGGEKPEQVNALILEFFE is encoded by the coding sequence TTGGAAATTGGATTGGTAAGCCGCTGCCGTGGTGGGGGGTGGGTCGGCGCGTTTGTTGTTTTAGTGGTGGCCTTTGTGGTGGTGGGCAACCTCAACCGCGCCACCTCTATTTACAAATCACCCGAGATCAAAGCGCGCTTTATGGAAATTTACGATGAAAAGATGAAAGAATGGCCGGTACCGTATGAGGATGTATTTTTGGATACCTCGTATGGAAAAGTCCACGTGATTGTCAGCGGGCCGGAAGATGCGCCGCCGCTCCTGCTGCTGCACGCCTCGGGCGTGGCCGGCTGGTCGTGGAAGTACAATGTGGCAGAACTCAGCCAACACTATCGCGCCTACGCCATTGATCTGATTGGCGACGCCGGCAAAAGTGAGTTTACCACACTGGATCATATTATGAAGGATGGTAAGGATCAGGCCGAACTGTACGCCGAAATTACCGACCAACTGGGCGTGGAGAGAGCCTACGTGGTTGGGGCCTCCGAGGGCGGTTTTATTGGCTCCAATTACGCATTGTACCACCCGGAGCGGGTGGAGAAGTTAGCGCTGCTTGGACCAATGGGGTATTCCGGGGCAACGCAATCAATAATAAGGATTATGTCTGCCCAGTTTTTTCCCTTGAAACCCATTCAGGACAGCACCTTTAGCTGGGCGTTTAGTGATAGTGTTGTGTTGAAAGAAGATTTTGGAGAATGGTTTCGTTTGTTAATGGGTGGAACTAATCCAGCCAAGGTTGCCCCCTGGTCGTTTTCGGCAGAAGAGCGGCAAAGCCTGCAAGTACCGGTGTTGTTTGTGTTTGGTGAGCGAGATAACCTGGTTGGCGACCCGGAAGTGGCCCGGGCGCTGGTGCAAAATATCCCTGATGTTCGGGTTGAGGTAGTAGAGGCGGGGCATCTGATGGGCGGCGAAAAGCCGGAACAGGTGAATGCGCTGATTCTTGAATTTTTTGAGTAG
- a CDS encoding DoxX family membrane protein, translated as MSDKQIVSKKGEILIPDPPLARFLFGSVKLAWLWLILRLYLAYVWIPSGWGKINNPAWMDGTAIRGFWQNAVAIPAEGRPQITFEWYRGFLQFMIDNEWNVWFGPLVAYSEMMIGILLLLGAFTGIAAFLGGFMNLNFMLAGVASTNPVMYSLAILLIMAWKVAGWYGLDRWLLPMLGTPWTRQPVTREKAVGVSVPQTD; from the coding sequence ATGTCCGATAAGCAAATTGTTTCTAAAAAGGGGGAAATTCTTATCCCTGACCCGCCCCTGGCGCGGTTTTTATTTGGTTCGGTGAAGTTGGCCTGGTTATGGCTGATACTTCGTCTCTACCTGGCCTATGTCTGGATTCCTTCCGGCTGGGGAAAAATCAACAATCCGGCCTGGATGGATGGCACGGCCATTAGGGGTTTCTGGCAAAATGCGGTGGCCATCCCCGCCGAAGGCCGGCCGCAAATCACGTTTGAATGGTATCGTGGTTTTCTGCAATTTATGATTGACAATGAGTGGAACGTTTGGTTTGGCCCGCTCGTTGCCTACAGCGAAATGATGATTGGCATTTTGCTGCTGTTGGGCGCGTTTACCGGCATTGCCGCCTTTTTGGGCGGTTTTATGAACCTCAACTTTATGCTGGCCGGCGTGGCCAGCACCAATCCGGTGATGTACAGCCTGGCTATTCTATTGATTATGGCCTGGAAGGTGGCGGGCTGGTACGGCCTGGACCGCTGGCTGCTGCCCATGTTGGGCACACCCTGGACCCGACAACCAGTCACCCGAGAGAAAGCCGTAGGCGTGTCGGTTCCCCAAACAGACTGA